One Roseomonas gilardii subsp. gilardii genomic region harbors:
- a CDS encoding FAD-binding protein yields MPSDTPHGAPHWDEEVDLLVIGAGAGGMTAALVGSLEGLDVLLCEKTSMAGGITATSGGTIWIPGTSLSVKAGVPDSVEDAARYLQSVIGLRGGDAARAAFLEAGPKAVDELEAKTEVHLIPAKAHPDYLGNHPGEAYGGRALSPAPFDGRLLGEDFRRVRPPRDVFMVLGGMMVQRTEIEPLLKPFASAANFRTATGLLLRHFRDRLRHRRGTRLVMGNALVGRLLYSLRQRKVPIRFETPLMELVKRDGAVLGAIVAGKDGRKAIRARRGVVLATGGIAHNKALRAQLFPEGTKQRSLAPETNTGDGVSLALRNGAALAEGLDSPGLWMPCSILKHPDGRESVWPHIILDRAKPGLIAVNKAGRRFVNESDSYHDFVMGMLRSNETVPTLPAWLICDASFLKQYGLGMVFPGTKKLEPFLKAGYLIEGKSLRELAQKAGFDATGFEQTVAEHNRYAETGVDEAFGRGSSTVNRFNGDPENKPNPCMRPIGPGPFYAMAVWPADLACSGGLQGDGDGRVLDGEGQPIPGLYACGNDLSSIFRGTYPGPGTTLGPAMVFGWRIAKHAAGQGAAARPEPARHAA; encoded by the coding sequence ATGCCGTCTGACACCCCTCACGGCGCCCCCCACTGGGATGAGGAGGTCGATCTCCTGGTGATCGGCGCCGGCGCGGGCGGCATGACCGCCGCGCTGGTGGGCTCGCTGGAAGGGCTCGACGTCCTGCTTTGCGAGAAGACCAGCATGGCCGGCGGCATCACCGCCACCTCCGGCGGCACGATCTGGATCCCCGGCACCAGTCTGAGCGTCAAGGCGGGCGTGCCCGATTCCGTGGAGGATGCCGCGCGCTACCTGCAATCGGTGATCGGCCTGCGCGGCGGCGACGCGGCGCGTGCCGCCTTCCTGGAGGCCGGGCCGAAGGCGGTGGACGAGCTGGAAGCGAAGACCGAGGTGCACCTGATCCCGGCCAAGGCGCATCCGGATTATCTCGGCAACCATCCCGGTGAGGCCTATGGCGGCCGCGCCCTCTCCCCCGCCCCCTTCGACGGCCGCCTGCTCGGCGAGGATTTCCGCCGCGTGCGCCCGCCGCGCGACGTCTTCATGGTGCTGGGCGGCATGATGGTGCAGCGGACGGAGATCGAGCCGCTGCTCAAGCCCTTCGCCTCCGCCGCCAATTTCCGCACCGCCACCGGCCTGCTGCTGCGCCACTTCCGCGATCGCCTCCGCCACCGGCGCGGCACGCGGCTGGTGATGGGCAACGCCCTGGTCGGCCGCCTCCTCTACAGCCTGCGCCAGCGCAAGGTGCCGATCCGCTTCGAGACGCCGCTGATGGAACTGGTGAAGCGCGACGGCGCCGTGCTGGGCGCCATCGTCGCGGGCAAGGACGGGCGCAAGGCGATCCGCGCGCGGCGCGGCGTGGTGCTCGCCACCGGCGGCATCGCGCACAACAAGGCCCTGCGCGCACAGCTCTTCCCGGAGGGCACGAAGCAGCGTTCCCTCGCGCCCGAAACCAACACGGGCGACGGCGTTTCCCTCGCGCTGCGCAACGGCGCCGCGCTGGCCGAGGGGCTCGACAGCCCCGGCCTCTGGATGCCCTGCTCCATCCTGAAGCATCCGGACGGGCGGGAATCCGTCTGGCCGCACATCATCCTCGACCGTGCCAAGCCGGGGCTGATCGCGGTGAACAAGGCCGGGCGGCGCTTCGTGAACGAGTCCGACTCCTACCACGACTTCGTCATGGGCATGCTCCGCTCGAACGAGACGGTGCCGACCCTGCCCGCCTGGCTGATCTGCGACGCGAGCTTCCTGAAGCAGTACGGCCTGGGCATGGTCTTCCCCGGCACGAAGAAGCTGGAGCCTTTCCTGAAGGCCGGCTACCTCATCGAGGGCAAGTCCCTGCGCGAGCTGGCGCAGAAGGCCGGCTTCGATGCCACGGGCTTCGAGCAGACGGTCGCCGAGCACAACCGCTATGCCGAAACCGGCGTGGACGAGGCCTTCGGCCGCGGCAGCAGCACGGTCAACCGCTTCAACGGCGATCCGGAGAACAAGCCCAACCCCTGCATGCGCCCGATCGGCCCCGGCCCCTTCTACGCCATGGCGGTCTGGCCCGCCGACCTCGCCTGCAGCGGCGGCCTCCAGGGCGATGGCGACGGCCGCGTGCTGGATGGCGAGGGCCAGCCCATCCCCGGCCTCTATGCCTGCGGCAACGACCTGAGCTCGATCTTCCGCGGCACCTATCCGGGCCCCGGCACCACGCTCGGCCCGGCCATGGTCTTCGGCTGGCGCATCGCCAAGCACGCCGCCGGCCAGGGCGCCGCGGCGCGGCCGGAACCGGCGCGCCACGCCGCCTGA
- a CDS encoding FAD-dependent oxidoreductase, with product MDGMADTTRSRSCDVLVIGSGAGGLATAVTAAALGLEVIVAEKEPVFGGTTAWSGGWLWVPRNPVVVRAGIEEDAEAPRTYLRHILGNRYDPARVDAFLEAGPRMIDFFERETAVRFLPGSAVPDFHGNAPGAATGGRSVVAAPYDGRELGPLIARLRPPIPETTLAGMAIASGADLGHFLRATRSAASFAHVAKRLARHGLDLARHRRSMQLVNGNALAARLLRSAADRGVTLWHSTAARQITRLGDSVTGAILEGPEGRIAVTARRGVVLATGGFPHDPARQRELFPHVREGTPHQSAAPATNTGDGMRLAEAVGGQVDGGLADSGAWAPVSLVPRADGTTGRFPHLIDRGKPGIIAVTRQGHRFVNESGPYHDFMRGLFRALGPGEAAECWLLCDHRFLRRYGMGAVKPAPLPLSPWLRNGYLKRGRTIEELAAACGIDAAGLRDTLAAYNNDARQGVDTLFGRGSTPFQRGQGDAYHDGPNPCIAPIGQGPFYAVRIVPGSLGTFAGLITDAEARVLDAWGQPIPGLYAAGNDLSSVMGGHYPSGGITLGPAMTFGWIAARHMAGRSTDHDTNTVGRNEHAV from the coding sequence ATGGACGGGATGGCAGACACCACGCGCAGCCGGAGCTGCGACGTGCTGGTGATCGGCTCCGGCGCCGGTGGCCTCGCCACGGCGGTGACGGCGGCGGCGCTGGGGCTGGAGGTGATCGTGGCGGAGAAGGAGCCGGTCTTCGGCGGCACCACCGCCTGGTCCGGCGGCTGGCTCTGGGTGCCGCGCAACCCGGTCGTGGTCCGCGCCGGGATCGAGGAGGATGCCGAGGCCCCGCGCACCTATCTCCGCCACATCCTCGGCAACCGCTACGATCCCGCCCGCGTGGACGCCTTCCTGGAAGCCGGGCCGCGCATGATCGACTTCTTCGAGCGCGAGACCGCCGTGCGCTTCCTGCCCGGCAGCGCCGTGCCCGATTTCCACGGCAACGCCCCCGGCGCCGCCACCGGCGGGCGCTCCGTCGTCGCCGCGCCCTATGACGGGCGCGAGCTGGGTCCGCTGATCGCGCGCCTGCGCCCGCCCATCCCCGAGACCACGCTGGCCGGCATGGCCATCGCCTCGGGCGCCGATCTCGGCCATTTCCTGCGCGCCACGCGCTCGGCCGCATCCTTCGCCCATGTCGCGAAGCGCCTCGCCCGCCATGGCCTCGACCTCGCGCGCCATCGCCGCTCGATGCAGCTCGTCAACGGCAATGCCCTTGCCGCGCGCCTGCTGCGCTCCGCCGCCGATCGTGGCGTGACGCTCTGGCATTCCACCGCCGCGCGCCAGATCACCCGCCTCGGCGACAGCGTGACGGGCGCCATCCTGGAAGGGCCGGAAGGCCGCATCGCCGTCACCGCGCGGCGCGGCGTCGTGCTCGCCACCGGCGGCTTCCCGCACGATCCGGCGCGGCAGAGGGAGCTCTTCCCGCATGTGCGCGAGGGCACGCCGCACCAGTCCGCCGCGCCCGCCACCAACACGGGCGACGGCATGCGCCTGGCGGAGGCCGTGGGCGGTCAGGTCGATGGCGGGCTGGCGGATTCCGGCGCCTGGGCCCCCGTCTCGCTGGTGCCGCGCGCCGACGGCACGACCGGCCGCTTCCCGCATCTGATCGACCGTGGCAAGCCCGGCATCATCGCGGTCACGCGCCAGGGCCACCGCTTCGTCAACGAGTCCGGCCCCTACCACGACTTCATGCGCGGCCTGTTCCGGGCGCTGGGGCCTGGCGAGGCGGCGGAATGCTGGCTCCTCTGCGACCACCGCTTCCTGCGCCGCTACGGCATGGGCGCGGTGAAGCCGGCGCCGCTGCCGCTCTCCCCCTGGCTGCGCAACGGCTACCTGAAGCGCGGCAGGACGATCGAGGAACTGGCCGCCGCCTGCGGCATCGACGCCGCCGGGCTGCGCGACACGCTCGCCGCCTACAACAACGACGCGCGGCAGGGCGTGGACACGCTGTTCGGGCGCGGCAGCACGCCCTTCCAGCGCGGCCAGGGCGATGCCTATCACGACGGGCCCAACCCCTGCATCGCGCCGATCGGGCAAGGCCCCTTCTACGCCGTGCGGATCGTGCCCGGCAGCCTCGGCACCTTCGCCGGCCTCATCACCGATGCCGAGGCGCGCGTGCTGGATGCGTGGGGCCAGCCGATCCCCGGCCTCTACGCGGCGGGCAACGACCTTTCGAGCGTGATGGGCGGCCATTACCCGAGCGGCGGCATCACCCTCGGCCCCGCCATGACCTTCGGCTGGATCGCGGCACGCCACATGGCCGGCCGCTCCACGGACCACGACACGAATACCGTTGGGAGAAACGAACATGCCGTCTGA
- a CDS encoding IclR family transcriptional regulator: MNATPPEAEPTHGPVASGGATKGRRGASAAPSGVMDRTFAVLQLLAENANGLPISAVAERLGIPLSASHRLLSELAEHGFVQQERGHGDYRLTMRLVTLAFTYLARSGVTDIAQPVLDRLAARSGELVRLAVMDGEGADRSLTWVARAQGAQTGLRYDPEMGQVATLSCSASGWAWLSTLSDEEALSLVERQGFGAPEEFGPRAPRTPRALLQALRQTRKRGYAVTIQTFTPWMSAMAAPVRAPDGTVCATISIAGPMMRLPEEKLYELAPLMLEAAAEMTQASLGSPLLNRALHGARHATGMSR, encoded by the coding sequence ATGAACGCGACGCCACCCGAGGCCGAACCGACGCACGGCCCCGTCGCCTCCGGGGGGGCTACCAAAGGGCGCCGCGGTGCCTCGGCGGCTCCCAGCGGCGTCATGGACCGCACCTTCGCCGTGCTGCAGCTCCTGGCCGAAAACGCGAACGGCCTGCCGATCTCGGCCGTGGCCGAGCGCCTGGGCATCCCCCTCAGCGCCTCGCACCGCCTGCTTTCCGAACTCGCGGAGCACGGCTTCGTGCAGCAGGAACGCGGCCATGGCGACTACCGCCTGACCATGCGGCTGGTGACGCTGGCCTTCACCTACCTCGCCCGCAGCGGTGTCACCGACATCGCCCAGCCGGTGCTGGACCGGCTGGCCGCGCGCAGCGGCGAGCTGGTGCGCCTCGCGGTGATGGATGGAGAGGGCGCCGACCGGAGCCTCACCTGGGTCGCCAGGGCACAGGGCGCCCAGACCGGCCTGCGCTACGACCCGGAAATGGGCCAGGTGGCGACCCTGTCCTGCAGCGCCAGCGGCTGGGCCTGGCTCTCCACCCTCAGCGACGAGGAAGCCCTCTCGCTGGTGGAGCGCCAGGGCTTCGGCGCACCGGAGGAATTCGGTCCGCGTGCCCCACGCACGCCCAGGGCGCTGCTGCAGGCACTGCGCCAGACCCGCAAGCGCGGCTATGCCGTGACGATCCAGACCTTCACCCCCTGGATGTCGGCCATGGCGGCGCCGGTGCGCGCGCCGGACGGCACGGTCTGCGCCACGATCAGCATCGCCGGACCGATGATGCGCCTGCCGGAGGAGAAGCTGTACGAGCTCGCCCCGCTGATGCTGGAGGCGGCGGCTGAGATGACCCAGGCGAGCCTCGGCTCGCCCCTACTGAACCGCGCCCTGCACGGCGCCCGCCACGCCACGGGGATGTCACGCTGA